A stretch of Lathyrus oleraceus cultivar Zhongwan6 chromosome 6, CAAS_Psat_ZW6_1.0, whole genome shotgun sequence DNA encodes these proteins:
- the LOC127096614 gene encoding uncharacterized protein LOC127096614 has translation MLIVGLYSLVYCCKATINETCQFKNQHKIIYSFVPIYITMSCKEKLRNLLSFIMGVFYHEEEQPNHSKRCKFFAASLKEVFSNCQAFGRTRRVSSTRLEDEFPISDLDEEQEVIVSAVRSRAMEKQKNKPSQLRESSSWVYSPATRELCVTEKMKPHANEEANQEGEREEFLSVKSCFSMYSSSSGNGEAFYSVKTNLSRCSSLNEFDLSEYWKRSIIQEFCHCEGWPFGLCRKAVLLPPLPKSPSESWLYRKIQPSTKVT, from the exons ATGCTTATAGTGGGGCTTTACTCTTTAGTGTATTGCTGCAAGGCCACTATCAATGAAACATGTCAATTTAAGAATCAACACAAAATCATTTATAGTTTTGTACCAATATATATAACAATGTCTTGTAAGGAAAAGTTGAGGAATTTACTGAGTTTCATAATGGGTGTTTTCTATCATGAGGAGGAGCAACCAAACCATTCCAAGAGATGTAAATTCTTTGCAGCTAGTCTCAAGGAAGTGTTTTCCAACTGTCAAGCTTTTGGCCGAACTCGAAGGGTTTCGTCTACAAGGCTTGAAGACGAGTTTCCAATTAGTGATCTTGATGAAGAACAAGAA GTGATTGTATCGGCGGTTAGAAGCCGCGCTATGGAGAAACAAAAGAACAAGCCAAGCCAGTTGAGAGAGAGTTCTTCTTGGGTATATTCTCCTGCAACAAGAGAATTGTGTGTTACTGAGAAAATGAAACCACATGCAAATGAAGAAGCTAATCAAGAAGGTGAAAGAGAAGAATTTTTGTCAGTTAAAAGCTGTTTCTCAATGTATTCTTCATCTAGTGGTAATGGAGAAGCATTCTATTCTGTGAAGACTAACCTTTCAAGATGTTCAAGCTTGAATGAGTTTGATTTGTCAGAATATTGGAAGCGTTCTATAATTCAGGAGTTCTGTCATTGTGAGGGATGGCCTTTTGGTCTCTGCCGGAAAGCTGTGTTGCTTCCACCACTGCCAAAGTCGCCATCTGAATCATGGTTGTATCGAAAAATACAACCAAGTACCAAAGTTACTTAA